From Chryseobacterium sp. H1D6B, a single genomic window includes:
- a CDS encoding oligosaccharide flippase family protein, with amino-acid sequence MYKKLLGQTIIYGVGAIAPRIILFILNPLLIYKIPNEGFAIFTQLYAWISFVNIILSFGFETAYFRFSAEEDNEKKTFNTSFWFLFSTSSLFLALCYLFNQPIADYLGYHNNPEYIKWFALIAFFDNLLVIPFAWLRFHNKPVKYSAVRIIQAVFQAVFTAALFFWIPENVSKSLGLHHNVDYPFFSNLAGSALGFLLLLPIIVKIRLQFVTSLFKRMIQYSFPLMLAGLAFMVNENFDKSIQRNHISGVEAGAYGGCYKLAVLMTLFVTAYRMGIEPFFFKQMDKGDAKKTYAKVAEYFAFFASAVALGIIANIAWLKDVFIPNQSYWIAIDIIPIIIVANLCFGIYYNFSTWYKVTDRTSIGTIISWIGAGINIALNYLALSYYHSMIGSAWATFGAYVIMMIISYLLGQKYYPIPYRMKKMSFFLILLSIFSFIIVKYLHYNIWTSNLLFLIFIAILLYSEKNIILSRIKRN; translated from the coding sequence TTGTATAAGAAACTATTAGGACAGACAATCATCTACGGAGTAGGGGCAATTGCGCCAAGGATCATTTTGTTTATCCTTAATCCCCTTTTGATCTATAAAATCCCTAATGAGGGTTTTGCGATATTCACGCAGCTTTATGCCTGGATTTCTTTTGTTAACATTATCCTTTCTTTTGGATTTGAGACGGCCTATTTCAGATTTTCTGCTGAAGAAGATAACGAGAAGAAGACTTTCAATACTTCATTTTGGTTTTTGTTCTCAACGTCATCTCTTTTTCTAGCATTATGCTATTTGTTCAATCAGCCCATTGCAGATTATTTGGGCTACCATAACAACCCTGAATATATTAAATGGTTTGCGCTGATTGCTTTTTTTGACAACTTATTGGTCATTCCGTTTGCATGGTTACGTTTTCATAATAAACCTGTCAAATATTCTGCTGTGAGAATTATCCAGGCCGTATTTCAAGCTGTTTTTACAGCGGCATTGTTCTTTTGGATTCCTGAAAATGTTTCAAAAAGTCTTGGATTACACCATAATGTAGATTATCCATTTTTCAGTAATCTAGCGGGAAGTGCTTTAGGTTTTTTATTATTGCTGCCTATTATAGTAAAAATAAGACTGCAGTTTGTAACTTCTTTATTCAAGCGCATGATTCAATATTCATTTCCATTGATGCTGGCAGGACTGGCTTTTATGGTGAATGAAAATTTTGATAAATCGATCCAGAGAAATCATATATCAGGGGTAGAAGCCGGTGCTTATGGCGGCTGTTATAAACTGGCCGTTTTAATGACGCTATTCGTTACCGCTTACAGAATGGGTATAGAACCTTTTTTCTTTAAACAAATGGATAAAGGCGATGCTAAAAAAACATATGCCAAAGTTGCTGAATATTTCGCCTTTTTTGCAAGTGCCGTAGCTTTGGGAATTATTGCCAATATTGCCTGGCTGAAAGACGTTTTTATCCCTAATCAATCTTATTGGATTGCGATAGATATTATCCCCATTATTATTGTTGCCAATCTTTGTTTCGGAATTTATTATAACTTTTCTACATGGTATAAAGTAACAGACAGAACCAGCATTGGAACTATTATTTCGTGGATTGGAGCCGGTATCAATATCGCCCTAAACTATTTAGCTCTTAGCTATTATCACAGCATGATCGGCTCTGCTTGGGCTACTTTTGGAGCTTATGTTATTATGATGATTATTTCTTATCTACTAGGTCAAAAATATTATCCGATCCCTTACCGTATGAAGAAGATGTCATTCTTCCTGATATTACTCAGTATTTTCAGTTTTATTATAGTAAAATATCTGCATTATAATATCTGGACAAGCAACCTTTTATTTTTGATTTTCATCGCAATACTATTGTACAGCGAAAAGAATATAATATTATCCAGGATCAAAAGAAACTAG
- a CDS encoding twin-arginine translocase TatA/TatE family subunit, protein METLTILALSWQHILIVAVLLVLLFGGKKIPELMRGVGSGIKEFKDAVKEEDKPGSENKTSSTNENSSSN, encoded by the coding sequence ATGGAAACATTAACAATATTAGCCTTATCATGGCAGCACATCCTTATTGTAGCAGTCCTTCTTGTTTTACTTTTCGGAGGAAAAAAAATCCCTGAACTAATGAGAGGAGTAGGCTCTGGTATCAAAGAATTTAAAGATGCTGTAAAAGAAGAAGATAAACCTGGCTCAGAAAATAAAACTTCTTCTACGAACGAAAACTCTTCTAGCAACTAA
- a CDS encoding peptidoglycan DD-metalloendopeptidase family protein → MIKKFSFLIGILLFSLHFGQKKEQLQKQNAELKNQIAQINSDLAKTRNESKLSIAYLTSVNKKLSLREKVYSNTQKEKRFIEDDIYLRQLEINRQNKELAVLRKNYAEVLVNAYKNKGVQNKVTFILSSKNLGEGIRRVQYLKQYSDYQDKKAAEITDAATKIKQSIALKQKSAKEKENLLVNQQKDLTTINIERAQKEQLVSDFKKNESKLTAELKQKQTQSKALEGQIRSIIAEEIRIAKANEEARRKAEEEKIRLAKIAAEREKARIEAENKARAEALERERKLAEAEAKKATELAAKRAEEERKRTEEAARSEASAKDAARKIAATKASEEANARSKEANNKLLAAKAAEAALDKKKEDEKKAAESKAMTNFGVSSTVAGNNFAENRGKLGFPVDKGQITHRFGRQPHPVFKNIVEENNGIKISVPSGTRAKSVFPGSVSSVLANSDGTKTVILKHGTYFTIYSNLGNVSVSKGQQVSAGTPVGTVGQDFDGSYTLDFQVWSGSTPVDPLGWVSY, encoded by the coding sequence ATGATTAAAAAATTTAGCTTTTTAATAGGTATTTTGTTGTTCAGTTTGCACTTTGGGCAAAAAAAAGAACAGCTTCAAAAGCAAAACGCCGAACTTAAAAATCAAATTGCACAAATAAATTCTGATCTAGCAAAAACAAGAAACGAATCTAAGCTTTCTATAGCATATCTTACCAGCGTCAATAAAAAGCTTTCTTTAAGAGAAAAGGTATACAGCAATACCCAAAAAGAAAAAAGATTTATTGAAGACGATATTTATCTTCGTCAGTTGGAGATCAACCGTCAAAATAAAGAATTAGCTGTCCTTAGAAAGAACTATGCAGAAGTTTTGGTTAATGCTTACAAAAATAAAGGGGTACAAAATAAAGTAACCTTCATTCTTTCTTCTAAAAATCTAGGAGAAGGAATAAGAAGAGTACAGTATTTAAAGCAGTATTCAGATTATCAAGATAAAAAAGCAGCTGAAATCACTGATGCAGCCACTAAAATAAAACAATCCATAGCTCTAAAACAAAAGTCGGCTAAAGAAAAGGAAAATCTCTTAGTCAATCAACAGAAAGACTTAACAACAATCAATATTGAAAGAGCTCAAAAAGAACAGTTAGTATCAGATTTCAAGAAAAATGAATCGAAACTTACAGCAGAACTTAAGCAGAAGCAGACCCAGTCTAAAGCTCTGGAAGGGCAGATCAGATCAATTATTGCGGAAGAAATAAGAATTGCAAAAGCAAACGAAGAAGCCCGAAGAAAAGCTGAAGAAGAAAAAATACGTTTGGCTAAGATTGCAGCCGAAAGAGAGAAAGCAAGAATCGAAGCTGAAAATAAAGCGAGAGCTGAAGCGCTGGAAAGAGAAAGAAAATTAGCCGAAGCTGAAGCTAAAAAAGCAACAGAACTTGCCGCAAAAAGAGCTGAAGAAGAAAGAAAACGCACTGAAGAGGCAGCAAGATCAGAAGCCAGTGCAAAAGACGCTGCAAGAAAAATAGCCGCTACAAAAGCATCTGAGGAAGCCAATGCACGGTCAAAAGAAGCCAATAACAAATTATTAGCAGCAAAGGCGGCAGAAGCAGCACTAGACAAGAAAAAAGAAGACGAGAAAAAAGCTGCTGAATCTAAAGCGATGACCAATTTTGGGGTTTCTTCTACAGTTGCAGGAAATAATTTCGCAGAAAACAGAGGAAAATTAGGATTCCCTGTTGATAAAGGACAGATTACCCATCGTTTCGGAAGACAGCCGCATCCGGTTTTCAAAAATATTGTTGAGGAAAATAATGGTATAAAGATCTCTGTACCTTCCGGTACACGGGCAAAATCTGTTTTTCCAGGATCAGTTTCATCTGTCTTAGCAAATAGTGACGGTACCAAAACCGTTATTTTAAAACATGGAACTTATTTTACAATTTATTCTAACCTAGGAAATGTAAGTGTATCTAAAGGACAGCAGGTTTCTGCAGGCACTCCTGTGGGTACTGTAGGACAAGATTTCGACGGTTCTTACACTCTTGATTTCCAGGTATGGAGCGGAAGTACACCAGTTGATCCATTAGGTTGGGTTTCGTATTAA
- a CDS encoding DUF4254 domain-containing protein: MNFTETAWKVFNQSIEDYHVFDDVNTLINNPFEKDSLERILYAKNWIDTVQWHLEDIIRDENINPTEALQLKRTIDASNQHRTDLVEFIDGWFLKKFENITPKPDAKINTETPAWAVDRLSILALKVFHMSLEANRESASEEHRLNCQAKLDVLLMQKEDLTTSINQLLTDIENGDVKMKVYKQMKMYNDESLNPILYQKGKQK; encoded by the coding sequence ATGAATTTTACCGAGACTGCATGGAAAGTCTTCAATCAATCTATTGAAGACTATCACGTGTTTGATGATGTTAACACTCTAATTAATAACCCGTTCGAAAAAGATAGTTTGGAACGAATTTTGTATGCAAAGAACTGGATTGATACCGTTCAATGGCATTTGGAAGATATAATTAGAGATGAAAATATTAATCCAACTGAAGCTCTTCAATTAAAGAGAACAATAGACGCCTCTAATCAACATAGAACTGATTTAGTGGAATTTATAGATGGTTGGTTTCTTAAAAAGTTTGAAAATATAACTCCTAAACCTGATGCAAAAATCAATACTGAAACACCCGCTTGGGCTGTGGATAGATTATCGATATTAGCGTTAAAGGTTTTTCATATGTCATTAGAGGCCAATAGAGAATCTGCTTCTGAAGAACACCGTCTAAACTGCCAGGCAAAATTAGACGTGCTTCTTATGCAAAAAGAGGATTTAACGACTTCTATTAATCAGTTGCTTACTGATATTGAAAATGGTGATGTTAAGATGAAAGTATACAAACAAATGAAAATGTATAACGATGAAAGTCTTAACCCAATCCTTTATCAAAAGGGAAAGCAAAAATGA
- a CDS encoding sugar phosphate nucleotidyltransferase — MKIIVPMAGRGSRLRPHTLTVPKPLIPIGGKPIVQRLVEDIAKVAGEKIDEVAFIIGDFGPEIEKSLLQIAERLGAKGSIYYQNDPLGTAHAIKCAEDSMQGDVVIAFADTLFRADFQLDKNSDGVIWVKSVEDPSAFGVVKLDNYGFITDFVEKPTTYVSDLAIIGIYYFNSAEKLMSEINYIMDNDIKNGGEYQLTTALENLRAKGAKFTLGKVNDWMDCGNKNATVETNGKILEYEREEMSKYPASATIENSLIIQPCFIGENVKIMNSKIGPGVSLGNNTTVINSNIHNSLIQENTIIDHGNLSNSMIGNSAQYFGVAREISLGDYSVLDFLSK; from the coding sequence ATGAAAATTATTGTTCCAATGGCTGGACGTGGCTCCAGATTACGCCCGCATACATTGACAGTTCCAAAACCTCTTATTCCTATCGGAGGTAAGCCTATCGTACAAAGATTGGTAGAGGATATTGCTAAAGTGGCTGGAGAAAAAATAGATGAAGTTGCCTTTATTATTGGTGACTTTGGACCAGAGATTGAAAAATCCCTGCTTCAGATTGCAGAAAGGCTAGGAGCAAAAGGAAGTATTTATTATCAAAACGACCCTCTGGGTACAGCCCATGCTATAAAATGTGCTGAAGATTCAATGCAGGGAGATGTTGTAATTGCATTTGCAGATACGCTTTTCCGAGCAGATTTTCAATTAGATAAAAACTCTGATGGTGTCATCTGGGTGAAAAGTGTAGAGGATCCTTCTGCTTTTGGAGTAGTAAAATTGGACAACTATGGCTTTATAACTGACTTTGTAGAAAAACCAACTACGTATGTTTCAGACTTAGCTATTATTGGTATCTATTATTTTAACAGCGCGGAAAAACTAATGTCCGAGATCAATTATATCATGGATAATGATATTAAAAACGGTGGAGAATATCAGCTGACTACCGCTTTAGAAAATTTGAGAGCAAAAGGAGCTAAATTCACGTTAGGAAAGGTAAACGACTGGATGGACTGCGGTAATAAAAACGCAACCGTAGAAACGAACGGCAAAATTCTTGAATACGAAAGAGAAGAAATGTCTAAGTATCCAGCCTCTGCTACTATTGAAAATTCATTAATCATCCAGCCTTGTTTTATCGGGGAAAATGTAAAAATAATGAATTCAAAAATAGGTCCTGGAGTTTCATTAGGAAATAATACAACAGTGATCAATTCTAATATCCACAACTCTTTAATTCAGGAAAATACGATTATTGACCACGGAAATCTTTCCAATTCAATGATTGGAAATTCTGCACAATATTTCGGTGTTGCCAGAGAAATTTCATTAGGTGATTATTCTGTTTTAGATTTTTTATCTAAGTAA
- a CDS encoding dihydroorotase, giving the protein MKVLIKNVKIVNEGKIVEGDILIKNDLISKIDSSISEEADQIIDASGKYLLPGIIDDQVHFREPGLTHKGDIESESRAAIAGGTTSFIDQPNTIPNAVTQELLEDKYQIGAQKAYANYGFMMGGTNDNLEEVLKTNPRNVPGIKLFLGSSTGNMLVDNPETLENIFSNTKMLIAVHCEDEATIKANTQQYLDEYGEDIPVKFHHLIRSEEACYKSSSKAIELAEKTGARLHVFHLSTAKETALFRNDIPLKDKKITAEVCVHHLTFTNEDYETKGGLIKWNPAVKTQKDKDGLWEALLDDRIDVVATDHAPHTWDEKQNVYTKCPSGGPLVQHSLVVMLENYRNGKISLEKIVEKMCHNPAILFRIEKRGFIKEGYKADLVLVDLNEDWTVAKENILYKCGWSPLEGMNFHSKVTHTFVNGHLVYENGKITEEKFGERLLFEVQE; this is encoded by the coding sequence ATGAAAGTTCTTATAAAAAACGTAAAAATCGTCAACGAAGGAAAGATCGTTGAAGGTGATATTTTAATTAAAAATGATTTAATTTCCAAAATAGATTCTAGCATTTCTGAAGAAGCAGATCAAATTATTGATGCTTCAGGAAAATATCTTCTGCCGGGTATTATTGATGACCAGGTACATTTCCGTGAACCGGGGTTAACTCATAAAGGAGACATTGAAAGCGAATCAAGAGCTGCAATTGCAGGAGGAACGACTAGTTTTATAGACCAGCCGAACACCATACCGAATGCCGTGACCCAGGAACTGCTGGAAGATAAATATCAAATTGGAGCTCAGAAAGCCTATGCTAATTATGGTTTTATGATGGGCGGAACCAATGATAATTTAGAAGAAGTATTAAAAACTAATCCCAGAAATGTCCCGGGAATTAAATTGTTTTTAGGCTCTTCCACTGGAAATATGCTGGTTGACAATCCTGAAACTTTAGAAAATATTTTCAGCAATACCAAAATGCTTATTGCCGTTCATTGTGAAGATGAAGCGACTATTAAAGCAAATACTCAACAATATTTAGATGAATACGGGGAAGATATTCCTGTGAAGTTCCACCATTTGATAAGAAGCGAAGAAGCGTGCTATAAATCTTCATCTAAAGCCATTGAACTGGCGGAGAAAACAGGAGCAAGACTTCACGTTTTTCACCTTTCAACAGCAAAAGAAACAGCGCTTTTCAGAAATGATATTCCTTTAAAGGATAAAAAAATAACTGCAGAAGTGTGTGTGCATCACCTCACTTTCACTAATGAAGATTATGAAACTAAAGGCGGACTGATCAAATGGAATCCAGCTGTGAAAACCCAGAAAGACAAAGACGGACTTTGGGAGGCACTTTTAGATGACAGAATTGATGTGGTGGCTACAGACCATGCTCCTCATACCTGGGATGAAAAGCAGAATGTATATACAAAATGCCCTTCAGGAGGTCCTTTGGTACAGCATTCATTAGTGGTGATGCTGGAAAACTATAGAAATGGAAAGATTTCTTTAGAGAAGATCGTTGAAAAAATGTGTCACAATCCCGCGATTCTATTTAGAATTGAAAAAAGAGGTTTTATAAAAGAAGGCTATAAAGCAGATCTTGTTTTGGTTGATCTAAATGAAGACTGGACAGTAGCTAAAGAAAATATACTCTACAAATGCGGCTGGAGTCCTTTAGAAGGAATGAATTTCCACTCTAAAGTAACCCATACTTTTGTCAATGGACATTTAGTTTACGAGAACGGAAAAATTACAGAAGAAAAATTCGGAGAACGTCTGCTTTTTGAAGTTCAGGAATAA
- a CDS encoding DUF4292 domain-containing protein: MKNWIPLLFLLLIVSSCKTRNAGHKTKNSIQDSITVENNNNPKYTNEPVRDKLTFYEHVLIPPKFDQIKINSKVNVETGSFVPTLDATIYIENNQKVWMNLTALFIGVARGIATPEGIRGMDRTSKSYIDSDFDYLNNLLNVNFIDYKSLEKILMGRTFVKISDSQFTLTKNAQGYKMVSNVNQKIVTDEKTREYKIGLQYDENYDLLSVQLKDVLSPDELEISYSNWGEYNAIRLPKNVKIIIKGSKTSQILLENTKFDFSKMETPYSVPANYKKIEIK, encoded by the coding sequence ATGAAAAACTGGATACCATTACTTTTTTTGCTTCTTATTGTTTCGTCTTGTAAAACACGAAATGCTGGTCATAAAACCAAGAACAGCATACAAGACAGTATTACTGTAGAAAATAATAACAACCCAAAGTACACCAATGAGCCAGTGAGGGATAAACTTACTTTTTATGAACATGTTCTTATCCCACCAAAATTTGACCAGATCAAAATCAACAGCAAAGTGAATGTAGAAACAGGCAGTTTCGTTCCTACTCTTGATGCAACGATCTATATTGAAAACAATCAGAAAGTATGGATGAACTTAACCGCATTATTCATTGGGGTAGCAAGAGGTATTGCAACTCCCGAAGGAATAAGAGGCATGGACAGAACCAGCAAATCTTATATTGATTCTGACTTCGATTATCTTAATAACCTTTTAAATGTCAATTTTATTGATTATAAATCGTTGGAGAAAATACTGATGGGAAGAACTTTTGTAAAGATCAGCGATTCTCAGTTTACCCTGACAAAAAACGCTCAGGGGTACAAAATGGTCTCTAATGTGAATCAGAAAATTGTGACTGATGAAAAGACAAGAGAATATAAAATTGGGCTGCAGTACGATGAAAATTACGACCTGTTAAGTGTTCAATTAAAGGATGTTCTGTCTCCGGATGAGTTAGAAATTTCCTACAGCAACTGGGGAGAATACAATGCAATCCGTTTACCAAAAAATGTTAAAATAATTATAAAAGGTTCAAAAACAAGTCAGATTTTACTAGAAAACACGAAATTTGATTTTTCGAAGATGGAAACACCTTATTCAGTTCCAGCCAATTATAAGAAAATTGAGATTAAATGA